The stretch of DNA cttctattaaaaaatcttaatccttccagtactttttagcagctgtatactacagaggaaattcttttctttttgaatttcttttttgtcttgtccacagtgctctctgctgacacctgatgcccgtatcaggaactgcccagagcaggagaaaatccccatagcaaacctatgctgctctgaacagttcctgacatggtcagaggtgtcagcagagagcactgtggacaagacaaaaaaaattcaaaaagcaatgaatttcctctgtagcatacagctgcttataagtactggaagggtaaagattttttaatagaagtcatttacaaatctgttcaactttctggcaccagttcatttaaataaaaaaaagttttccaccggagtaccccttgagggtacgttcccacacggcgtattttgctgcgtattttcctacccattgacttcaacagagaaaataaaatacgcagcagcaaatacgccgtgtgggaatgtacccttaaagcgcAACTCCGTTAATGATTCGGCAGCAGGATACGTGGGGGTAAGGTAACCCCATAGCCAGCTGCTAAAGGAAGAGGCCTATGGATTTTGGCGGatgttccatagacttgcatggaattTATGGCAAATCGGAGTCGCCGGCAGCTTTAAACAATGTATCCTGCCGCTGCAAcacggggttatccaggaaaaaaactttttttttttttatatcaactggctccagaaagttaaacagatttgtaaattacttctattaaaaaatcttaatcctttcagtacttatgagctgctgaagttgagttgttcttttctgtttaagtgctctctgatgacatctgtctcaggaactgcccagtttagaagtaaatccccatagcaaacctcttctactctgtgcagttcccgagacaagcagagatgtcaacagagagcactgttgccggatagaaaacaacaactcaacttcagcagctgataattactgaaaggattaagattttttaatagaagtaatttacaaatctgtttaactttctggagccagttgagatatatatatatatatatatatatatataaaaagtttttgcctggagatTGGAAAGTGGTTTTAAGATGAGTTCGATCTCCTCCATATGTCCATGACTGCATAGAAGGAATAGGGCTGTAATGTCAAGGTCCTGCACTGGGTGGAATCGTAAAAGACTCGACGTCATGGACATAATAGAGCCGCAACGGCGAGTCTGCGCCATTTTTAAAGGGTTGTATCCCCGAATGCGTTATTGGTCATATGGAATAAAGCCTATTTGCCCCCATATCTCCACATTTACTGTTAATTCCAATAGGGGTTGGAGCTCCTGATAGGGGTCATTGTTATGCTTGTCTGAAACCGGCGTAATGGCGGAGGCCAAATTTCAATGAAGTGCGCTGAATCAGTCAGAAAAATCTTAGTAATTTCAGACAGGGAACGTCAGCATATATTTCTGGTGTGTGACCGGCTGGTTGCTAGGGACATATTAGGGCCAATAtctcgttgcccatagcaaccgagcaCAGATCAGCTTTCAACAAGACACACTTATCAAAaatgtctttgttgcccatagcaaccaatcacagcgccgcTCTCCATTTATCACAGCACTTTAGGAAATTGAAAGTGGATTCCggaattggttgccatgggcaacgaaAACAGTTATTTAAGATGGAATTAATAAATGATGTCTTGAATATGCCCCCTTGTTCTGCAGGTAAAAGGAAAGTGCTACAGACCTTACCAATCTGTTCAGCTGTCAATTGTGTCAATGGAAAGAATCACGCAACTTCTTCAAGACAAAAGCCCAACAAGGAGTGTGGCAAAAGATGGTTGTTCCCAGTAAGCAATAAGCATTGTTTCCATAAGAATATATTCAGCTGTTTTGAGTCATATCTGTGATTTGCGGATTTGCTATGAAGTCAGAAAGCCGAGAGAGAGAACATCCTCAAAAAGGACCCGTCCACACTGCCGAATTTCCGCCTGAAAACGTCCCCCGCGCGATTCCACTtgctgcagagtcccattgttttcaatgggattctgctgcaccattcacatggTCGAACTTTCAAAGCGGAAAACCCCACCAAAAAAATtaacatgctcattcttttgCCGGAATTCAACGGTGACGGCACATGTCCATGCAGTCCTTCTGCCGATGGATTTTGGCGACACCTGCTACAGACAGACTCTCCGGGTGAAAATTCAGCATTGTGAACAGCATTGTGCAGTGTAGGGAGTCTAGATTTTTTTGCCAGAAGTTATACATACTTTTACATCACTATCTGTGTAGAGCTGCCCGTCAGGCTGGCATTAAAATTGGGCAAAATATTGCTTATCTGGGTGCCAAGAATCACTGATAGGAGACATTATACGGGgtattaaaggaaaaaacttttatatatatatatatatatatatatatatctcaactggctccagaaagttaaacagatttgtaaattacttctattaaaaaatcttaatcctttcagtacttatgagcttctgaagttaaggttgttctttttctgtctaagtgctctctgatgacacctgtctcgggaaacgcccggtttagaagaggtttgctatggggatttgcttctaaactgggcgtttcccgaggtgtcatcagagagcacttagacagaaaagaacaaccttaacttcagaagctcataagtactgaaaggattaagattttttaatagaagtaatttacaaatctgtttaactttctggagacagttgatatatatatatatatattaaaaaaaaaagttttttcctggataacccctttaacgtgaCAGACACACAGCCTTATGAAATAATCCAGGACATTTGAGGCTTATACACAAAGGACCGACTTACTGCAGgcgttttatgcatttttttattcatatatatatatttttttagaatttttataaaaagtgccTGCAATATTGCAGCTTGCTAGTAACCAGGGTGACAGAGTCCTGCCTCACATCTTACATTACAGGACAGAAAATAGCTGCTTTGGATAAGAGATCGAGTTGTCATTCGcagttttcatttatttatttaaattttttttttttgggggggggggcttgggtgCAAACTAGGAACAGATCCCAAAGGGGTGGACTCATAAGGACAACCCCTCTCTAAATGCCCTACTTATACATATGGACATCCCCCAAGGAGATTGTCGTGTCTCTTGATcctttttaaagaggtattccagccttaaaggggtactccgctgaaaaacatttttttttttaaatcaactggtgccagaaagttaaacagatcagtaaattacttctattttaaaatgttaatccttccagtacttatcagctgctctatgctccacaggaagttattttctttatgtctgactgcagtgctctctgctgacacctctgtccattttaggaactgtcccgggtatgagcaaaaccccatagttttacaacagctggaggcaccctggttgggaaaccctactATGTGTTATCTCCTATGGACAGGATTGCACCCGGCTATGTTCAGCAGTCCCACAGCAAGTGAATGGAGCGTTGGCTGAGCATGCACACTGCTGTTCTGTTCACCAGGGAGACCAGAGACCCTCCATTCTGATGATCGGTGTGGATCCCAACAGTGGGATACTTATTATTAACTTTCATATAGATAGGACGTAAATTAtagtcctggataacccattttaacatttatcaaggtatgggGGCCCCCACCAATTGCTACAATGAGGACTGAGAAAGGGTTCTATACAACTTCCCCCAAAGCAAATACCGTAGGACTAAGCTTCCCTAATCTATCctttggtggaggtcccaaaagtcAGCCCCACCAGTCTATTCTCAgacttttaaagaggtactccggccccaagacatcttatcccctatccaaaggaaacgctggaggcgctcagtcttatgcctcccgaccacggggatggagcattgtgatgtcacggctccgccccctcaatgcaagtctatgggagggggcgtgacgacagtcacgccccctcccatagacttgcattgagggggcggggcgtcacacgagggcggagtcgtgacgtcaccatactccgtccccgtggtcgggaggcataagactgagagcctacagtgcttccggcagtacttacaggtgggtgctgcatgctagattggggggggtccccagtggcgacatctcatcccctatcctttgcataggggataagatgtcttgggcccggagtacccctttaagcaaaattcAATAGAGGCCCCATTTACTATGTACAAAAAGGTAGCAGTGCCCCTTATGCACAAGAACCAGGGTGTGACTTCTAGCCTGGGTTAAAactacggaatttctgagcgAAATTCTGTTTTGAAATTCCTTTGaaaattccgatgcagcagagtcccattgctgccAGTGGGATTCCCCTGCACGGTGCGCACTGCAGAGTTTTCGTAGACTTTCCACCCGGAAAATCCCCACAAAAAATTCCGCCACTGGTTCAATGTTCTGGCTGATCTCCGCTccacagacattgccgtctatggggtgggtggggggattaaatgtctgcgcggtcctagcgccggttgATTTAGTCAGCACTGCCCACACCCGGAATCTCCGTCCGGATTTAGTCCGTCTGgagattccgaagtgtgaacccgTCCTTACCTCTGCACCCTCTGTGGTAAATGTTTAtagcaggaatacccctttaatcattttcTTTTTCTCCCACCTGACCATATTTTATcttaaaaaccattaaaaaaaatagtaacaGTGATAGGAAACAAATAATGCACCTCTGACCCCTTAGCTTATTCTTCTTttcacaacattaaaggggttatccaggaaaaaaaatgttttatatatatatatcaactggctccagaaagttaaacagatttttaaattacttccattaaaaaatcttaatcctttcagtacttacgagctgctgaagttgagttgttcttttctatctaagtgctctctgatgacacctgtctcgggaaccgcccagtttagaagtaaatccctatagaaaacctcttctactctgtgcagttcccgagaaaagcagagatgtcagtagagagcactgtttgcagacagaaaacaactcaacttcagcagctgataattattgaaaggattaagattttttaatagaagtaatttacaaatctgtttaactttctggagccagttgagataggattttttttttcctggaataccagtTTAAATTATTCTCTGAAGCAATAcacagatatagcagagctgagtttgccaTTGAACGCTTTAGGTTGACCTTGCAGATTTATCGAAAGCTACAGATACAACTATCTGTGAAATATTACTGTAAATTTCGTCAAATAGCAAACTCAGCTCTGCGACATCTGTACAGATGAAGACAGTAcaacaaaattaaaataaaaagatatcaatttttttttttaaagaacataAAATCTGCCATAAAATACCCCCAAACGATACAATAAGTATACATTATGTGTGATTACAAAACATTGTAAGTGTCAGAAAGGAAAGTGACTTTGTCATAAACATTGGAGGGTAACCTCTACAGCGTTTGTCCTTAGTCTCCCCGAGGTGCGGTTAGCTTGCTTTGGACCCGGAAGCGCCGTCCCCCCATTGTACCCAAGGGGAAAGAGaggcagtaagaaaaaaaaaaaatttcgcccATTCGGTGATAGCAAATAGTACATACATATTTCTGAACATTATACATTGAAGGAGAATACAAATTAGGATAAAAACATAGATtaaattagatatatatataaaaaaaacaaaatcctcACAATTTATGTGGATTTGGACTTTTTTTGGAATCTGATATACAATTTTGTTCTGACCTATCAACAAACTGgaggggtacaaaaaaaaaaaaaaaagctgcaaaaaaaGGGGTTTTATAAAGGTAGTTGGTTGGGTTCCACATGCTTTgggggaaagttttttttttggagaTTGGTGGGTTCTCTGTCCTGTTCTGGCCATGAGGAAACCGTATCCCCTTAATTCCAGCTGCCATAGATGAAAAAATGTGATACCATTTGTGAGGTTTCCTAATAAAAGGCTCAGTCTTTTTGTAAATATttagtgggatttttttttctattaatatatatataatatatatttatatatatttcttttttataattttttttttcattataataTACCAAAAAAAGTAGTatagatagaaaaaaaacatatccaaTAGCTTCAGGGCCCTAGTATCTTTAAATGTCTTGGTAATACTCGGAGCCGAGTTCCATAGAGTGAAGCATGGGTTTCTGGTCGAGGGAGGACATCTTGCTGAGCATCTCAGTAGACAAGGAGTAGCTGTTCCCTGACTTTTCCTCAAACCAGCTGTCCAGAGCTCTCTTGGCATCGAAATTAGAGATGGACGGCCCGTTCACCGCTACGGTCAAGAGGTCGCTGAGCTGATCTAACGTTAGCCTGGAGCGGTTGTTTTTGCGTAGCCTCTGAAGGGCGTTACGGCCTTTTTCGCAACAGGCCGTAGAAGTGGGGAGTACTTTCAGGATCTGTACTATCTTGTTTAAGAGGaggaatctttgtttgtacttacAGATATGGCCTATCAAATCTTTGAAACCGTTTTTGGTACAGTAGTCAGCCTTGAGCTCCCGCCATTCCATCAACATACCGCTCCTGGTGTCGGTACCCTCCCTGCAGTCCGAAAGGAATGACGGGATGCCACTCAAGTGTTCGTATATTTGCAGCATTTCCTCCTCTCCGTAGCTTATGAGCTCCTCCGTGCTCCGGGGCCACAAAGACAAGTCGAAAACTTGACAAGCTTTGACAAACACTCGGCTACGGGAATCAAACCGTTGGGCAAGGGTGAGTTGGGTCTTCTGGCAAATCTTCTCCCGAATGGACTGAAACTTTGCTTCGGCCACACGCAAGTTCTTTAAGGAGATCCCGTTAAAACTTTCCCGGAAGTTTTCTTCAAACTCCTGAAGATATTCCCCAGGAGAATCAGTCAGGCGGCTGATTTCTTGAATGGCTTCTTCTATTTTCTCGTCCACCTGGGACACCAAGAGGTACTCGCCTTGGAAGACGTAGGCCAGACGGGACAAAACCGCAATCACATCCAAAAGAAAGTAGATAAGCTTAATCGACTGATAATCCATGAGAAACTGAAGAAGGGCTAATGCGATAGCTGAGGCATCGGCTCGTTGGGTCTGACCGCTGACATCTTTTAAGTGAGCCACCACTTCCAGGTAGTCCTTGATCAGAGCATTTAGCACATTCTGCTCCCCTATAATCCATTTCACCCCCCGAATATCACCCAGGAATTCCGTCTCCTCACAAAGTGTTGCGGCGGTAAGTCGAAGTTCACACATCAGACGGGGAGAGTACCGGTAGAAACTAAGTAGCTGCTTCAGGTTGTTTTCTAATTCTTCTAAACATGGAAGTTCCTTTCCACTTATTGCATCCAAAATTTCTAAGTGGGGCCTATGCACCATGAACGGTAAACACAGTAGCCAAGGCAAGGTTTTCCTGATTGTCATATACATATTTGCTCTTAGTCCAGCCGTTATGTTGGTTCCATCCACTCCTAACCCTATGGTTGGCCTCTCATCCTGTAGGCGGATGCCAAGAGCTGAGAAGGCCCTGTCGACACCTTGGAGATAGCTTTCAGTGGTAGGCAAGCCCAGCTCTTGAAGAGAGAGAAACTCTGTGGCAGGTGGACCATCATTACTTGTGTATTGGACATAGACCGCCACCGTATCTGCCAGAAGGTCTTCGCTTTGCCCATCTAAGATAATACTTAGGAAAGGTGATTGTCGAATACGCTCTACCAAGTCTTCCCTAAGTGCTCTGGCGATGTGATGAATCAAAATCTGACAATCACCTTCGTTCATGTACTGGTCGACTACGCGGAGTTCACACTTTCTCAGTAGTTCTGCTAGAGGTCGGAAGTCATAATAAGGCCTGCCTTCCATAGCCAAGTGGTATGCTGTGTTGAAAAGAAGAGTCATGTTCCTGCACATCTCCTCTGTCTTTTCGGGGTGCATCCTGAGCTTGTAGAGCTGCAAACACTTTTTGTGGAGGTTACTTTGGCTGTGGAGCTTTATCGTGTGAATCTTAAACTGTTTCGAACCAATGATAAAGGCTGAAGTCCTTGAGGACTGCACCGTGTACTGCCTGCACACGTGACACCACATCTCGTTCAGCGTAGACGAGTACCGCAGGAACCAGAACTTTTTTAACCATTCTTGTTTGAAACGCCGGATACGTCTACCGGAGGACGCGGACATCTTAGAAGGCTCGTCAGCAGATGCCAATATCTCGTTGGAGACCGACTCGTCCGCTGAGTCTACCTCCTGATCATCGTCTTCTATCATATTGGGTGCGATGGACAGGTTTTCTGGAGCTGGGAAATAAAAACACACAACATGTCAACCCAAAACAATTCACATGGATGTGGAAAGAAAACATTAAGACAAGTAGTAAAAAGAGTAAGAACATGTTGGGATGTATTTATTATGCACCATGTGACCCTGGAAGACTAAAAAGTTTTTAAGTAATAAattgcccaattttttttttttttaaacaaaaatctaGGGATTAACAAGTCTACATTCTGTACATTGTATAGCCTACTGGTAGAAATAACTAGATAAGGCTAACTAATAGTACTAAACATAAACTGTAGGCAAGTGCTGATTCCATACCTGAAGTATCTGAAAACTCTGGAACCTCAGTTTTTTGAGGAAGCAACTGAGGTACTTCTGGGACCTTTCCAGACCTTAGCATTTCCACCTCAGCCTGAAGCTCCCggattttcttctttaacctgaTACAGTTTGGGCAGAAAGAAGTGGTGGGGATCTCGTCTGTATCACCAATGGCAGATAACTCATCAGGACTCTCTACTTTGATAGATGAGCGGTCTTCTTGATCATCTTCTACTAAGTTGGTCTCCCTGTCTAGACCTTGAGCGACCTTGTGAGGGACCTTCCACTCCATTGCAATTCTGGTTTGGTTTTGGGAAGAAAACTTttggtttattttacatttatctcCATGGTCCTCATACTGATACTTGGGAACCCTTTTTCCCAATATAGGACTACTGGTCACCAGGGGATGGTCTTCCATCTTAGCTGACTCCAGAGAAGCCTCTAAGACGTCTTTGAAGATCAGatctatttttttcttcttggCATGAGGGTTTAGCTCTCCCTCCTCACAACTCCGCTTGTAGAGGCTCTTCCCTTGCTTAAGGGCTGTGAGTGGAAATGGGCCCTTCATGTCTTCTTGGTTTTCCAAGACTCTGTCATTGTTTTCCCTTAACAAACCTCTTTCTCCTAGAAAGGAAAATTAGGTGTGTTACCATTTTGCCACATGTTCCCttatcaaataattttttttttttacaggttgcCTCCATCGGAGACGGCCATCATTTTAGGGAAAGCCTCAAGAGAATGCCGTAAAGTTATATAGGTCACATAGTGTTCCATTCCCCATTTCAAATACCCTTTCAGAGTACATCCAGATCCATGTTTAGCCCCCCAATCCCTTTCTATCATTTATATGAATAGAGAGGGGTGAACTTGCACTCACCGTCCGTGTAGTTCATTCATTcacggtagggatcgaccgatatcaattttttcgggccgataccgataatctgtgacctttcaggccgatagccaataacttataccgatattccggtataagttatcggctattccctCCCACCCCacccggccccgcagaagccgctgcagttcattgatttgcagcggcttttgcggggccagagaccgccgcccgcttctctccccctgcctgtccctgGGTCCtctctagtccaaccaccaccaccgctgccccattgcctacctcatccctggttttataattacctgttcccggggtccgcgctacttctggctccggcggcgtcctgagctgtcactgtgcgcactgacggtgacgtcgcgttgaggacgtcactcgtcattgcgctgctaagcgcgcaggacgtcgcaggagccagaagtagcgcagaccc from Hyla sarda isolate aHylSar1 unplaced genomic scaffold, aHylSar1.hap1 scaffold_1664, whole genome shotgun sequence encodes:
- the LOC130311747 gene encoding zinc finger protein 862-like translates to MKGPFPLTALKQGKSLYKRSCEEGELNPHAKKKKIDLIFKDVLEASLESAKMEDHPLVTSSPILGKRVPKYQYEDHGDKCKINQKFSSQNQTRIAMEWKVPHKVAQGLDRETNLVEDDQEDRSSIKVESPDELSAIGDTDEIPTTSFCPNCIRLKKKIRELQAEVEMLRSGKVPEVPQLLPQKTEVPEFSDTSAPENLSIAPNMIEDDDQEVDSADESVSNEILASADEPSKMSASSGRRIRRFKQEWLKKFWFLRYSSTLNEMWCHVCRQYTVQSSRTSAFIIGSKQFKIHTIKLHSQSNLHKKCLQLYKLRMHPEKTEEMCRNMTLLFNTAYHLAMEGRPYYDFRPLAELLRKCELRVVDQYMNEGDCQILIHHIARALREDLVERIRQSPFLSIILDGQSEDLLADTVAVYVQYTSNDGPPATEFLSLQELGLPTTESYLQGVDRAFSALGIRLQDERPTIGLGVDGTNITAGLRANMYMTIRKTLPWLLCLPFMVHRPHLEILDAISGKELPCLEELENNLKQLLSFYRYSPRLMCELRLTAATLCEETEFLGDIRGVKWIIGEQNVLNALIKDYLEVVAHLKDVSGQTQRADASAIALALLQFLMDYQSIKLIYFLLDVIAVLSRLAYVFQGEYLLVSQVDEKIEEAIQEISRLTDSPGEYLQEFEENFRESFNGISLKNLRVAEAKFQSIREKICQKTQLTLAQRFDSRSRVFVKACQVFDLSLWPRSTEELISYGEEEMLQIYEHLSGIPSFLSDCREGTDTRSGMLMEWRELKADYCTKNGFKDLIGHICKYKQRFLLLNKIVQILKVLPTSTACCEKGRNALQRLRKNNRSRLTLDQLSDLLTVAVNGPSISNFDAKRALDSWFEEKSGNSYSLSTEMLSKMSSLDQKPMLHSMELGSEYYQDI